A genomic region of Streptomyces sp. R33 contains the following coding sequences:
- a CDS encoding anthranilate synthase family protein: MTGDLLGRILTGRPPAFALIHRPETTVTGHLDLFLGEFAEAATLADVPLRDVEAGAGARQDVLTLIPYRQLAERGFEAPDDGTPLLAMVIEEQAQVPLAAVLAGIPDAPVHLATGGDFDIDDDTYAETVRRVIADEIGTGAGANFVMKRSFVADISEYSVGAALRFFRRLLERETGAYWTFIVHTGERTLIGASPERHISLSGGRAVMNPISGTYRFPASGPELPGVMDFLADRKEADELYMVVDEELKMMARICASGGRVVGPYLKEMARLAHTEYFIEGRTSRDPREILHETLFAPTVTGSPLESAGRVIKKYEPQGRGYYSGVLALMGQDENSERTLDSAILIRTADIDGAGRMRIGVGATLVRHSDPLSEVAETRAKAAGLLAMFEPSGPRRFGDHPDVRAALSRRNATIAGFWLDDDASRARPVPLLMGRKVLVVDAEDTFTAMIEHQLRAMEADVTVRRFDEPYSFAPYDLVVMGPGPGDPRDVDDPKIAHLRSAVDTLLTEGRPFLAVCLSHQVLSTKLGFALKRREQPNQGVQREIELFGRRERVGFYNTFAAQSASDTVEVPGIGTVEVCREPGTREVHALRGPGFRSMQFHAESVLTEDGIRIVSEALSGLLQEQSV; this comes from the coding sequence ATGACCGGAGACCTGCTGGGCCGGATCCTGACGGGCCGGCCGCCGGCCTTCGCGCTGATCCACCGTCCGGAGACCACCGTCACCGGGCACCTCGACCTCTTCCTGGGCGAGTTCGCCGAGGCGGCCACGCTCGCCGACGTCCCGCTCCGGGACGTCGAGGCGGGCGCCGGCGCCCGCCAGGACGTGCTCACCCTGATCCCCTACCGGCAGCTCGCCGAGCGCGGCTTCGAGGCGCCCGACGACGGCACCCCGCTGCTCGCCATGGTGATCGAGGAACAGGCGCAGGTGCCGCTCGCCGCCGTCCTGGCGGGGATCCCCGACGCCCCCGTCCACCTCGCGACGGGCGGCGACTTCGACATCGACGACGACACGTACGCGGAAACGGTTCGCCGCGTCATCGCGGACGAGATCGGCACCGGCGCCGGCGCCAACTTCGTGATGAAGCGGTCCTTCGTGGCCGACATCAGCGAGTACTCCGTCGGCGCTGCGCTGCGCTTCTTCCGCCGGCTGCTGGAGCGGGAGACCGGCGCGTACTGGACGTTCATCGTGCACACGGGCGAGCGCACCCTCATCGGTGCCTCGCCGGAGCGGCACATCAGCCTCTCCGGCGGCCGGGCCGTGATGAACCCGATCAGCGGCACGTACCGGTTCCCCGCCTCGGGGCCCGAACTGCCCGGCGTCATGGACTTCCTCGCCGACCGCAAGGAGGCCGACGAGCTCTACATGGTCGTCGACGAGGAACTCAAGATGATGGCCCGGATCTGCGCGTCCGGCGGCCGGGTCGTCGGGCCGTACCTCAAGGAGATGGCCCGCCTCGCCCACACCGAGTACTTCATCGAGGGCCGCACCTCCCGCGACCCCCGCGAGATCCTGCACGAGACCCTGTTCGCACCGACGGTCACCGGGTCCCCGCTGGAGAGCGCGGGCCGGGTCATCAAGAAGTACGAGCCCCAGGGCCGCGGCTACTACAGCGGTGTCCTGGCCCTGATGGGCCAGGACGAGAACAGCGAGCGGACGCTGGACTCGGCGATCCTGATCCGCACTGCCGACATCGACGGCGCCGGCCGGATGCGCATCGGCGTCGGCGCCACCCTCGTGCGCCACTCGGATCCGCTGTCCGAGGTCGCCGAGACCCGCGCGAAGGCGGCCGGCCTGCTCGCGATGTTCGAGCCGTCGGGGCCGCGCCGCTTCGGCGACCACCCGGACGTACGGGCGGCCCTGAGCCGGCGCAACGCGACGATCGCCGGGTTCTGGCTGGACGACGACGCCTCCCGGGCCCGGCCGGTACCGCTGCTCATGGGCCGCAAGGTGCTGGTGGTCGACGCGGAGGACACCTTCACCGCGATGATCGAGCACCAGCTGCGGGCCATGGAGGCCGACGTCACGGTCCGACGGTTCGACGAGCCGTACAGCTTCGCCCCGTACGACCTGGTCGTGATGGGGCCGGGGCCGGGCGACCCGCGGGACGTGGACGACCCCAAGATCGCGCACCTGCGGTCCGCGGTGGACACCCTCCTCACGGAGGGGCGGCCGTTCCTCGCGGTCTGCCTCAGCCACCAGGTGCTCAGCACGAAGCTCGGCTTCGCGCTGAAGCGCCGGGAGCAGCCCAACCAGGGCGTGCAGCGGGAGATCGAGCTGTTCGGGCGGCGCGAGCGGGTCGGCTTCTACAACACCTTCGCCGCGCAGAGCGCCTCGGACACCGTCGAGGTGCCCGGGATCGGCACGGTCGAGGTGTGCCGGGAGCCGGGGACCAGGGAGGTGCACGCGCTGCGCGGGCCCGGCTTCCGCTCGATGCAGTTCCACGCCGAGTCGGTGCTCACGGAGGACGGCATCCGCATCGTCAGCGAGGCCCTGTCCGGACTGCTCCAGGAGCAGTCCGTATGA
- a CDS encoding transaldolase family protein — protein sequence MVSQGAGALLKQLVSEGVSPWLSTQDPGEFDAGARYPTLGAHFHNALAPAGSSLAQLRRACDLLLPLYELSKGAVGHVSVPVPPHRAHDAKAMGEAARAVHRAVDRPNALVRVPMTPAGPRVLSGCLAEGIGVHASMVFSAERYAEVLDGYLDGLERSLSCGRPLGAAPMVASFPVGPFDAAVDARLDELRVGARHEVRGAAGLAVARTMYRLREERLSGDWWRVLRANGAPQPRLLWGTGADGGVGALVGWNTALALSVATLEAAARKPELTGDTLLNADGEAACALQSLERLGVPARQVAAVLEREELTRLQHGWGVRTGSGVAASPGTGYSSAPAAEPT from the coding sequence GTGGTTAGTCAAGGAGCTGGAGCGCTGCTGAAGCAACTGGTGTCCGAGGGGGTTTCGCCGTGGCTGAGCACGCAGGACCCCGGGGAATTCGACGCCGGAGCCCGGTACCCGACCCTGGGCGCCCACTTCCACAACGCCCTCGCGCCCGCGGGCAGCAGCCTGGCCCAGCTCCGCCGCGCCTGCGATCTCCTGCTGCCCTTGTACGAGCTGAGCAAGGGCGCGGTGGGCCACGTCTCCGTGCCCGTCCCCCCGCACCGCGCCCATGACGCGAAGGCCATGGGAGAGGCGGCCCGCGCGGTGCACCGGGCGGTGGACCGCCCCAACGCACTCGTCCGCGTCCCCATGACCCCGGCGGGTCCCCGGGTGCTGTCCGGCTGCCTCGCCGAGGGGATCGGGGTGCACGCCTCGATGGTCTTCTCGGCCGAGCGGTACGCCGAGGTGCTCGACGGCTACCTCGACGGGCTGGAGCGGTCCCTGTCCTGCGGCCGGCCGCTGGGCGCCGCCCCGATGGTGGCCTCCTTCCCGGTCGGCCCGTTCGACGCGGCGGTCGATGCCCGGCTGGACGAGCTCCGCGTCGGCGCCCGGCACGAGGTGCGCGGGGCCGCCGGGCTGGCCGTGGCCCGCACGATGTACCGGCTGCGCGAGGAACGGCTGTCCGGGGACTGGTGGCGGGTGCTCCGGGCCAACGGCGCTCCGCAACCGCGGCTGCTGTGGGGTACCGGCGCCGACGGCGGCGTGGGCGCCCTGGTGGGCTGGAACACCGCGCTCGCCCTGTCCGTGGCCACCCTCGAGGCCGCCGCCCGGAAGCCGGAGCTGACCGGTGACACCCTGCTCAACGCCGACGGCGAGGCCGCGTGCGCCCTCCAGTCCCTGGAGCGGCTCGGCGTACCCGCCCGTCAGGTCGCGGCCGTGCTGGAGAGGGAGGAGCTCACCCGCCTCCAGCACGGCTGGGGGGTCAGGACGGGATCCGGTGTCGCCGCCTCTCCGGGAACCGGGTATTCGTCAGCGCCAGCAGCGGAGCCGACTTGA
- a CDS encoding AtaL-like protein, which produces MLTLSWTRPVVGAAQEGCPAPTRESLWQALLHKAEFPTGYVPAITDCRINERYADGFLREIRRGGLTFLQRVTPQESAGRITYRHLDDTDIAEIRNEIGEDEDGRLTLTLSITLTDRPAAAILAQNTYLRDLDCDFHGTLDAMTEVLRQVMATGADQRA; this is translated from the coding sequence ATGCTGACGCTTTCGTGGACCCGTCCGGTCGTCGGCGCAGCTCAGGAGGGGTGTCCAGCTCCTACGCGGGAGTCTCTCTGGCAGGCGCTGCTACACAAGGCGGAGTTCCCCACCGGCTATGTTCCGGCCATTACGGATTGCCGGATCAACGAACGGTACGCCGATGGATTTCTCCGGGAAATCCGGCGCGGCGGGCTGACGTTCCTGCAACGCGTCACTCCCCAGGAGAGCGCCGGTCGCATTACCTACCGGCATCTGGACGACACCGACATCGCCGAGATCCGCAATGAGATCGGAGAGGACGAGGACGGCCGGCTCACGCTCACCCTCAGCATCACCCTGACCGACCGCCCGGCGGCCGCGATCCTCGCGCAGAACACCTACCTGCGGGACCTGGACTGCGATTTCCACGGCACGCTGGACGCCATGACGGAGGTCCTGCGGCAGGTGATGGCCACAGGGGCGGACCAGCGGGCGTGA
- a CDS encoding SDR family oxidoreductase, which yields MSERFDGQVVLVTGGGEGIGRAAAVAFARLGALVVVSGRHPETLEGTVKLIRDAGGQADSVVADVSDTTAGADAGAAYVVAETVRRHGALDVAFNNTTELGPHQSVADIDETVWAHTLTANLTGVWLSMKHEIAHMGSAGGGVIVNTASNIGAQGMLPGLGAYAASTAAVSALTRTAAREYVAQSIRINAISPCPLGRGASVEEIADTVVWLCSDAAAYIVGHDLVLDRKTSE from the coding sequence ATGTCTGAACGGTTCGACGGCCAGGTCGTCCTCGTCACCGGAGGAGGCGAAGGCATCGGCCGGGCAGCGGCGGTTGCCTTCGCCCGGCTCGGCGCACTGGTGGTGGTCTCGGGCCGCCACCCGGAGACGCTCGAAGGAACGGTCAAGCTGATCCGCGACGCGGGCGGGCAGGCCGACAGCGTGGTCGCCGACGTGTCGGACACGACGGCCGGCGCGGACGCCGGCGCCGCGTACGTCGTCGCCGAGACCGTGCGCCGGCACGGCGCCCTGGACGTGGCCTTCAACAACACCACCGAACTGGGCCCGCACCAGTCCGTCGCGGACATCGACGAGACGGTCTGGGCCCACACCCTGACGGCCAACCTCACCGGCGTCTGGCTGTCCATGAAGCACGAGATCGCCCACATGGGGTCCGCCGGCGGCGGGGTCATCGTCAACACGGCCAGCAACATCGGAGCGCAGGGCATGCTCCCCGGCCTCGGCGCGTACGCCGCGTCCACGGCCGCCGTCAGCGCCCTGACCCGGACCGCGGCCCGCGAGTACGTCGCCCAGTCGATCCGCATCAACGCCATCAGCCCCTGCCCGCTCGGCCGGGGGGCCAGCGTCGAGGAGATCGCCGACACCGTGGTCTGGCTCTGCTCCGACGCGGCCGCGTACATCGTCGGGCACGACCTCGTGCTCGACCGCAAGACGAGCGAGTAG
- a CDS encoding 2,3-dihydro-2,3-dihydroxybenzoate dehydrogenase: MEGKIALVTGAAGGIGEAIVRALASRGVRVAAVDRDAHRLRDVAKSVAEEGGRVDPFPADVTSSADVESLVDDVEALVGPLDFLVNAAGVLRLAEARTLTDQEWSTTFAVNTTGVFFVSRAVVNRMVPRRRGAIVTIASNAAGTARTEMSAYAASKAAATMFTKCLGLEVAKFGIRANLVAPGSTDTPMLNSMWQDESSARASIDGVPDAYRVGIPLGKLARPEDVAEAVVFLLSDKAAHITMHDLTVDGGAALGA; this comes from the coding sequence ATGGAAGGAAAGATCGCTCTGGTCACCGGAGCGGCCGGCGGCATAGGCGAGGCCATCGTCCGAGCCCTGGCCTCCCGGGGCGTCCGGGTGGCTGCGGTCGACCGGGACGCCCACCGTCTGCGCGACGTCGCCAAGTCCGTCGCCGAGGAGGGCGGCCGGGTCGATCCGTTCCCGGCCGACGTCACCTCCAGTGCCGACGTCGAATCGCTGGTCGACGACGTCGAGGCGCTCGTCGGTCCGCTCGACTTCCTCGTCAACGCCGCCGGCGTGCTGCGGCTCGCCGAGGCGCGTACCCTGACCGACCAGGAGTGGAGCACGACGTTCGCGGTCAACACCACGGGCGTCTTCTTCGTCTCCCGGGCCGTCGTCAACCGCATGGTGCCGCGCCGCCGGGGCGCGATCGTCACGATCGCCTCCAACGCCGCGGGCACCGCCCGTACCGAGATGTCCGCGTACGCCGCCTCCAAGGCCGCCGCGACGATGTTCACCAAGTGCCTGGGGCTGGAGGTCGCCAAGTTCGGCATCCGCGCGAACCTCGTGGCGCCGGGCTCCACGGACACCCCGATGCTCAACTCCATGTGGCAGGACGAGAGCAGCGCGCGGGCCTCCATCGACGGGGTCCCGGACGCGTACCGCGTCGGGATCCCGCTGGGCAAGCTGGCGCGTCCCGAGGACGTCGCCGAGGCGGTGGTCTTCCTGCTCTCCGACAAGGCCGCCCACATCACGATGCACGACCTCACCGTCGACGGCGGTGCGGCGCTCGGTGCCTAA
- a CDS encoding isochorismatase family protein: MAGIPAINPYPMPSAADLPASGVDWEIDPDRAVLLVHDLQKYFLAPFPEGEQPVVDLSRNAGALRVRAAELGIPVAYTAQPGGMTPEERGLLGDFWGPGMQPSPEHRQVVDPVAPAAGDWMLTKWRYSAFFKTDLLERMRAQGRDQLILCGVYAHVGVLVTAVDAFTNDIQPFLVADAVADFSWEEHRMALEYAAGRCARLTTTKELLTALPDRVAAHAGAGGESA, from the coding sequence ATGGCAGGCATACCTGCGATCAACCCCTATCCGATGCCGTCGGCGGCCGACCTGCCCGCCTCCGGCGTCGACTGGGAGATCGATCCGGACCGCGCCGTCCTGCTGGTGCACGATCTGCAGAAGTACTTCCTGGCCCCCTTCCCCGAGGGCGAGCAGCCCGTCGTGGACCTGTCCCGCAACGCCGGCGCGCTGCGCGTGCGCGCCGCCGAGCTCGGCATCCCGGTCGCGTACACCGCGCAACCGGGCGGCATGACCCCCGAGGAGCGCGGGCTGCTCGGGGACTTCTGGGGCCCGGGCATGCAGCCCAGCCCGGAGCACCGCCAGGTCGTGGACCCGGTGGCGCCCGCCGCCGGCGACTGGATGCTCACCAAGTGGCGCTACAGCGCCTTCTTCAAGACCGACCTGCTGGAGCGGATGCGCGCACAGGGCCGCGACCAGCTGATCCTCTGCGGTGTGTACGCGCACGTGGGCGTCCTGGTGACCGCGGTCGACGCGTTCACCAACGACATACAGCCCTTCCTGGTCGCCGACGCCGTCGCCGACTTCAGCTGGGAGGAGCACCGGATGGCGCTCGAGTACGCCGCCGGCCGCTGCGCCCGCCTGACCACCACCAAGGAGCTCCTGACGGCCCTCCCGGACCGGGTGGCCGCCCATGCGGGAGCGGGAGGGGAATCCGCATGA
- a CDS encoding 3-deoxy-7-phosphoheptulonate synthase: MHGVARWKSLPAGQQPVWPDEDALENARAELAEAPALVRPQDVEDLRVLLAAAARGEVQVIQGGDCAEDPAECTPGYVARKAALLDVLAGVMKTRSLKPVIRVGRLAGQFGKPRSRPTETIGGVELPVYRGHMVNSPEPDPELRRPDPRRLIAGYRAAAGAMGWLGWHGEGRPSAAEAPVWTSHEALLLDYEGPMLRTQPDGSVLLTSTHWPWVGERTRELDGAHIELFATIANPVATKVGPKMTPAELVELCGRLDPQKEPGRLTLISRMGQGTAAEKLPELVRAVHEAGHPVLWLCDPMHGNTVSLPGGVKTRYVETVVREVEEFQKAVVDNGGVAAGLHLETTPDLVHECVSDKYHVDELGEKYTSFCDPRLNVDQAVEVVSAWRG; the protein is encoded by the coding sequence ATGCACGGTGTTGCACGCTGGAAATCATTGCCCGCGGGCCAACAGCCCGTTTGGCCGGATGAAGACGCCCTGGAGAACGCCAGGGCCGAACTCGCCGAGGCGCCCGCACTCGTCCGTCCGCAGGACGTCGAGGACCTTCGGGTCCTGCTCGCCGCGGCCGCGCGGGGCGAGGTGCAGGTCATCCAGGGCGGGGACTGCGCGGAGGACCCCGCCGAGTGCACTCCCGGCTATGTGGCGCGCAAGGCGGCGCTCCTCGACGTGCTGGCCGGTGTCATGAAGACGCGCTCGCTCAAGCCCGTCATACGGGTGGGCCGGCTGGCCGGCCAGTTCGGCAAGCCCCGCTCCCGGCCGACCGAGACCATCGGCGGCGTCGAGCTCCCCGTCTACCGCGGCCACATGGTCAACAGCCCGGAGCCGGACCCGGAGCTGCGCCGTCCCGACCCCCGGCGCCTGATCGCCGGCTACCGCGCGGCCGCCGGGGCCATGGGCTGGCTCGGCTGGCACGGCGAAGGGCGCCCCTCCGCGGCCGAGGCCCCGGTGTGGACCAGCCACGAGGCGCTGCTGCTGGACTACGAGGGCCCGATGCTGCGCACCCAGCCGGACGGCTCGGTGCTGCTGACCTCGACGCACTGGCCCTGGGTCGGTGAGCGCACCCGCGAGCTGGACGGCGCCCACATCGAGCTCTTCGCGACCATCGCCAACCCGGTCGCCACCAAGGTCGGTCCGAAGATGACCCCGGCCGAGCTGGTGGAGCTGTGCGGAAGGCTCGACCCGCAGAAGGAGCCGGGCCGGCTCACGCTGATCTCCCGGATGGGCCAGGGCACGGCTGCCGAGAAGCTGCCGGAGCTGGTCCGCGCGGTGCACGAAGCCGGGCACCCGGTGCTGTGGCTGTGCGACCCGATGCACGGGAATACCGTCAGCCTTCCCGGCGGCGTCAAGACCCGTTATGTGGAAACGGTCGTACGCGAGGTCGAGGAATTCCAGAAGGCCGTCGTCGACAACGGCGGAGTGGCGGCCGGGCTCCACCTGGAAACGACCCCGGACCTGGTCCACGAATGCGTTTCCGACAAATACCACGTCGACGAACTGGGCGAGAAGTACACCTCGTTCTGCGACCCGCGCCTCAATGTCGACCAGGCCGTCGAGGTCGTCTCGGCCTGGCGCGGCTGA
- the aroA gene encoding 3-phosphoshikimate 1-carboxyvinyltransferase produces MNTAVLTARIPGSKSITNRALLLAAAADGVSLLRAPLVSADTVAFREALAGLGVPVVEGDDGWKVTGSGRAPAGGGAVWCEDAGTAARFLPPFAATGAGTFTFDGTGQLRARPLRPLAEALGRLGADARVTEPVGGLPLTVAARGLTGGDLTVDASLSSQYLTGLLMAGPLMRRPLTVRGEGLVSRPYITMTQELMRHFGAYVDEFAGGAIQVLPGGYRAAELDIEPDASTASYFFAAAAVTGTTVTVPGLGLGSVQGDLGFVEVLRRAGARVEIADGATTVTGTGRLRGGFAVDMGDISDTFMTLAAVAPLADAPITVHGIGHARLKESDRIAAVEENLRALGIRTESGPDRLTVHPGRPTAARIACRRDHRIAMAFSVLGLRVPGITLDDPSCVGKTFPGFHAELGRLFPAHRSGTQSH; encoded by the coding sequence GTGAACACGGCCGTGCTGACCGCCCGTATCCCGGGCTCCAAGAGCATCACCAACCGGGCGCTGCTGCTGGCCGCCGCCGCCGACGGGGTCTCGCTGCTGCGGGCCCCCCTGGTCAGCGCGGACACGGTGGCCTTCCGGGAGGCCCTGGCCGGCCTCGGCGTCCCCGTCGTGGAGGGCGACGACGGCTGGAAGGTCACCGGCAGCGGGCGCGCCCCGGCCGGCGGCGGCGCGGTGTGGTGCGAGGACGCCGGCACCGCGGCCCGGTTCCTGCCGCCGTTCGCGGCGACCGGCGCCGGCACGTTCACCTTCGACGGCACCGGCCAGCTGCGCGCCCGGCCGCTGCGGCCCCTCGCCGAGGCGCTGGGCCGGCTCGGCGCGGACGCCCGGGTCACCGAGCCCGTCGGCGGACTGCCGCTGACCGTCGCCGCCCGGGGCCTGACCGGCGGTGACCTGACCGTGGACGCCTCGCTCAGCAGTCAGTACCTCACCGGCCTGCTGATGGCGGGACCGCTGATGCGCCGGCCGCTGACCGTACGGGGCGAGGGGCTGGTCAGCCGCCCGTACATCACGATGACCCAGGAGCTGATGCGCCACTTCGGGGCGTACGTCGACGAGTTCGCGGGCGGCGCGATCCAGGTGCTGCCCGGCGGCTACCGGGCCGCCGAGCTCGACATCGAACCCGACGCCTCCACCGCCTCGTACTTCTTCGCGGCGGCCGCCGTCACCGGGACCACCGTCACCGTGCCCGGCCTCGGCCTCGGCAGCGTCCAGGGCGACCTCGGCTTCGTGGAGGTGCTGCGCCGGGCGGGCGCCCGGGTGGAGATCGCCGACGGGGCGACCACCGTCACCGGCACCGGGCGGCTGCGCGGCGGCTTCGCCGTCGACATGGGCGACATCTCCGACACCTTCATGACACTGGCGGCGGTGGCCCCGCTCGCCGACGCGCCGATCACCGTCCACGGCATCGGCCACGCACGGCTCAAGGAGTCCGACCGGATCGCCGCGGTCGAGGAGAACCTGCGGGCCCTCGGGATCCGCACCGAGTCAGGACCGGACCGGCTCACCGTCCACCCGGGCCGCCCCACGGCCGCCCGGATCGCCTGCCGCCGGGACCACCGGATCGCCATGGCGTTCTCGGTACTGGGCCTGCGCGTTCCCGGCATCACGCTCGACGACCCGTCCTGTGTCGGCAAGACCTTCCCCGGCTTCCACGCCGAACTGGGACGGCTCTTCCCGGCCCACCGCTCGGGCACCCAAAGTCACTGA
- a CDS encoding transketolase C-terminal domain-containing protein, which yields MQRFPRPYGGPGEPGWSKRDSVVAEAEAEVQVRVDAEGAAPDVVLIATGSEMRIALDARAILHREGIAARVVTVPCPQPPAGARARVSVAAGSALGCYELLGEAGIPVRLDQCGARGAYTALHQQHGFSAARVAATARAGLARAGQREGA from the coding sequence ATGCAGAGGTTCCCCCGCCCCTACGGCGGTCCGGGCGAGCCGGGCTGGTCCAAGCGGGACAGCGTCGTGGCCGAGGCCGAGGCCGAGGTCCAGGTCCGGGTCGACGCCGAGGGCGCCGCGCCCGACGTGGTGCTCATCGCCACCGGCAGCGAGATGCGCATCGCCCTCGACGCCCGCGCCATCCTGCACCGCGAGGGCATCGCCGCCCGCGTGGTGACGGTGCCCTGCCCCCAGCCGCCGGCCGGCGCCCGGGCCCGGGTGTCCGTGGCGGCCGGCTCCGCGCTCGGCTGCTACGAACTGCTCGGCGAGGCCGGCATCCCGGTCCGGCTCGACCAGTGCGGCGCGCGCGGCGCGTACACCGCCCTCCACCAGCAGCACGGCTTCAGCGCCGCCCGGGTGGCCGCCACCGCCCGGGCCGGGCTGGCCCGCGCCGGACAGCGGGAGGGCGCGTGA
- a CDS encoding 3-hydroxybenzoate 6-monooxygenase has protein sequence MADILIAGGGIGGLAAALGLAKRGHQVTVLERRDVFTEVGAGIQLGPNAFHALDLLGVGQEVRDRAVFIDELRFMDGTTGEKVAAMPVKEKYRGRFGNPYAVVHRVDLYLPLLEAARRHPGIELLGRHHVVAYEQKAGAVSAVLADGRRITGDALIGADGLHSAIRQQMVGDGSPRVSGHTIYRSVIPMEEVPEELRWNTVTLWAGPKWHFVHYPIAGGEHFNLAATRDDGATEAVAGLPAEHDHVVNSFPELSGAARRLLELGRDWKSWVLCDRDPVDRWTEGRVALLGDAAHPMLQYAAQGACQAIEDAVLLSGLLDGCPADFEQRLEKYNAARRERTAQVQLVAREMGRQLYHAAGEARVERNAMLSSLSDDDMYDKVAWLHGAYDFDRLTAGS, from the coding sequence ATGGCCGACATACTCATCGCCGGCGGTGGCATCGGTGGCCTCGCCGCGGCGCTCGGACTCGCGAAGCGGGGACACCAGGTCACCGTCCTGGAGCGCAGGGACGTCTTCACGGAGGTCGGCGCAGGCATCCAGCTCGGCCCGAACGCCTTCCACGCGCTCGACCTGCTGGGCGTGGGCCAGGAGGTCCGCGACCGCGCCGTGTTCATCGACGAGCTGCGCTTCATGGACGGCACGACCGGCGAGAAGGTCGCCGCGATGCCGGTGAAGGAGAAGTACCGGGGCCGGTTCGGCAACCCGTACGCCGTCGTCCACCGCGTCGACCTGTACCTGCCGCTGCTCGAGGCCGCCCGCCGCCACCCCGGCATCGAGCTGCTGGGACGCCACCACGTCGTCGCGTACGAGCAGAAGGCGGGTGCGGTCTCCGCCGTCCTCGCCGACGGCCGGCGCATCACCGGGGACGCGCTGATCGGCGCGGACGGACTGCACTCCGCGATCCGGCAGCAGATGGTCGGCGACGGGTCCCCGCGGGTCTCCGGGCACACCATCTACCGCTCGGTGATCCCGATGGAGGAGGTGCCCGAGGAGCTGCGGTGGAACACCGTCACCCTGTGGGCGGGCCCGAAGTGGCACTTCGTCCACTACCCGATCGCGGGCGGCGAGCACTTCAACCTGGCCGCGACCCGCGACGACGGCGCCACGGAGGCCGTGGCGGGCCTGCCGGCCGAGCACGACCACGTGGTGAACTCCTTCCCCGAACTGTCCGGTGCCGCGCGGCGGCTGCTGGAGCTCGGCCGGGACTGGAAGTCCTGGGTGCTGTGCGACCGCGACCCGGTCGACCGCTGGACCGAGGGCCGGGTGGCGCTGCTGGGCGACGCCGCGCACCCGATGCTCCAGTACGCCGCGCAGGGCGCGTGCCAGGCCATCGAGGACGCGGTGCTGCTGAGCGGGCTGCTGGACGGCTGCCCGGCCGATTTCGAGCAGCGGCTGGAGAAGTACAACGCGGCGCGGCGCGAGCGGACCGCGCAGGTGCAGCTGGTGGCCCGGGAGATGGGGCGGCAGCTGTACCACGCGGCGGGCGAGGCGCGGGTGGAGCGCAACGCGATGCTGTCCTCGCTGTCGGACGACGACATGTACGACAAGGTGGCCTGGCTGCACGGCGCGTACGACTTCGACCGGCTCACGGCAGGCTCCTGA